In Phormidium yuhuli AB48, one genomic interval encodes:
- a CDS encoding CHAT domain-containing protein — translation MNVVKWLKSLVPGRQANIKAVNEQVVQLYQQGQYAAAIPLAERAVRLARERWGNQHPNVAMNLNNLAQLYYSQGRYGEAQPLYQEALDIIRIALPQNHLKIAIALNNLAGLYSSQGRYGEAQPLYQEALDIIRIALPPNHPKIAITLNNLAGLHSSQGRYGEAQPLYQEALDIIRIALPPNHPQVAIHLDNLAQLYQSQGRYGDAEPLYQEALDIDRIALPPNHPGLATHLNNLAGLYESQGRYGEAEPLYLEALDIIRIALPPNHPELATHLDNLAQLYRSQGCYGEAEPLYQEALNIDRIALPPNHPQLATHLNNLALLYESQGRYGEAEPLYQEALDIIRIALPPNHPQLATHLNNLAQLYSSQRRYGEAQPLYQEASDIIRIALPPNHPQLATHLNNLAQLYSSQRRYGDAEPLYQEALDIIRIALPPNHPNLASALNNLAELYRGQRRYEEAEPLYLEALDIDRITLLPNHPSLTNVLNNLALLYESQGRYGEASEQFQASLESEQQRLRYIFSISSDRERREYLQSNPESYYGFLTLVWQHLADDPQAVGAALDALLRRKALTTAALAAQSAAIYSGRYPEAVQSLFRNWQQCQEKIRDKLFEVIPSLPHESSQQYGQRLKQHREDVSQLYQTAETLEKELAQEIPELQLDQDNINRQLIAAQLPDGSALVEFVRFTRYDFRASKGKQWQEERYLAFVVMAHQPERVRLLDLGEAEPLDTLIQYFRRRFVGPGDHFGLTGSARDIDSSTADSQRLQQILSQPLLKALGEVSHWFLAPDSTLNLLPFQILPQFPHCPSPYLGDTYSISYLSAGRDLLRTNITNRPLKVCPATILADPDYNWDGQKSHATLTPEAKSEIATADLGATLTHLSGFGRAVGTDGFGRRVGELLGVQPYLDKEAVSCHLTDGDCPRILAVATHGFYKTAQKPYLEFVKDLLEAETGRETELFAKHPSLINSRLLDAVEEVAQFYESEIPQVSEKLRNVTPQIEAYIREHPPSRLDEDAEDAMYRGGIALAGANVWNQGLPLSEGMKGVLFAQDVAALDLWGNELSALIACVSGLGEIASGEGVFGLRRAFVVAGSKTLLMSLWSVPARATVYLMERFFHYLNEGLGRAKALSCAQFDVRTVTAGELRRSKLGREILQELKGHYKDEDCPLSRPRYWGAWVLQGDISPLAVELAEGTV, via the coding sequence ATGAATGTTGTTAAGTGGTTAAAAAGTCTTGTTCCAGGACGGCAAGCTAATATTAAAGCCGTTAATGAACAAGTGGTGCAACTGTACCAGCAGGGACAATACGCCGCCGCGATTCCCTTGGCGGAACGGGCGGTGAGGCTGGCGCGAGAACGTTGGGGAAACCAGCATCCAAATGTGGCAATGAATCTCAACAACCTGGCACAGTTGTACTACTCTCAAGGGCGCTATGGGGAAGCCCAACCCTTGTATCAAGAAGCCTTAGACATCATTCGCATTGCCCTTCCCCAAAACCATCTCAAGATTGCCATCGCTCTCAACAACCTGGCGGGATTGTACTCCTCTCAAGGGCGCTATGGGGAAGCCCAACCCCTGTATCAAGAAGCCTTAGACATCATCCGCATCGCCCTTCCCCCAAACCATCCCAAGATTGCCATCACTCTCAACAACCTGGCGGGATTGCACTCCTCTCAAGGGCGCTATGGGGAAGCCCAACCCCTGTATCAAGAAGCCTTAGACATCATCCGCATCGCCCTTCCCCCAAACCATCCCCAAGTCGCCATTCACCTCGACAACCTGGCGCAGTTATACCAGTCGCAGGGGCGCTATGGGGACGCCGAACCCCTGTATCAAGAAGCCTTAGACATCGACCGCATTGCCCTGCCCCCAAACCATCCCGGACTCGCCACCCACCTCAACAACCTGGCGGGGTTGTACGAGTCTCAAGGGCGCTATGGGGAAGCCGAACCCCTGTATCTGGAAGCCTTAGACATCATCCGCATCGCCCTTCCCCCAAACCATCCCGAACTCGCCACCCACCTCGACAACCTGGCGCAGTTGTACCGGTCTCAGGGGTGTTATGGGGAGGCCGAACCCCTGTATCAAGAAGCCTTAAACATCGACCGCATTGCCCTGCCCCCAAACCATCCCCAACTTGCCACCCACCTCAACAATCTAGCTTTGTTGTACGAGTCTCAAGGGCGCTATGGGGAGGCCGAACCCCTGTATCAAGAAGCCTTAGACATCATCCGCATTGCCCTGCCCCCCAACCATCCCCAACTTGCCACCCACCTCAACAATCTAGCGCAGTTGTACTCCTCCCAAAGGCGCTATGGGGAAGCCCAACCCCTGTATCAAGAAGCCTCAGACATCATTCGCATTGCCCTGCCCCCAAACCATCCCCAACTTGCCACCCACCTCAACAATCTAGCGCAGTTGTACTCCTCTCAAAGGCGCTATGGGGACGCCGAACCCCTGTATCAAGAAGCCCTCGATATCATCCGCATTGCCCTGCCCCCAAACCATCCCAACCTTGCCTCCGCTCTCAATAACCTAGCTGAGTTGTACCGTGGTCAAAGGCGCTATGAGGAAGCTGAACCCCTCTATCTCGAAGCCCTAGACATCGACCGTATCACCCTGCTCCCAAACCATCCTTCCCTTACCAATGTCCTCAATAACCTAGCCTTGTTATACGAGTCCCAAGGGCGCTATGGGGAGGCCTCGGAACAGTTCCAAGCCTCCCTAGAGTCGGAACAACAGCGCCTACGCTATATCTTCAGTATCAGTTCTGACCGGGAACGCCGGGAGTATCTGCAATCCAATCCCGAAAGCTATTACGGCTTCCTTACCCTAGTTTGGCAACATCTGGCCGATGACCCGCAAGCCGTTGGCGCGGCGTTGGATGCCCTGTTGCGCCGCAAAGCCCTGACCACAGCCGCCCTAGCTGCCCAGAGTGCCGCCATTTACAGTGGACGCTATCCCGAAGCGGTTCAATCCCTATTCCGCAACTGGCAACAGTGTCAAGAGAAGATTCGAGACAAACTGTTCGAGGTGATTCCGTCTCTACCCCATGAATCCTCCCAACAGTACGGACAGCGCCTAAAACAGCATCGTGAGGACGTCAGCCAACTCTATCAAACCGCCGAAACCCTGGAAAAAGAACTGGCGCAGGAAATCCCAGAATTGCAACTGGACCAGGACAATATCAACCGTCAGCTAATTGCCGCTCAACTCCCCGACGGTTCAGCCTTGGTGGAGTTCGTCCGCTTCACACGCTATGATTTCCGGGCCTCGAAAGGAAAACAATGGCAAGAAGAGCGTTATCTCGCCTTTGTGGTCATGGCGCACCAACCGGAACGGGTGCGGCTGCTGGATTTAGGGGAAGCGGAACCCCTCGATACCTTGATTCAATACTTTCGCCGTCGGTTTGTCGGCCCGGGTGACCACTTTGGCCTGACGGGTTCAGCCCGCGACATTGACTCCTCTACGGCGGACAGTCAACGGTTACAACAAATCCTCTCTCAACCTCTCCTCAAGGCCTTGGGGGAGGTCTCCCACTGGTTTCTAGCCCCGGACAGCACTCTTAATCTGTTACCGTTCCAGATTCTTCCCCAGTTTCCCCATTGCCCCAGTCCCTATCTCGGGGACACCTACAGTATCAGCTACCTCAGTGCTGGACGAGACCTGTTGCGAACGAACATCACCAATCGCCCCCTCAAGGTCTGCCCCGCTACTATTCTCGCTGACCCGGATTATAACTGGGATGGGCAGAAGTCCCACGCCACCCTAACTCCGGAAGCCAAGTCGGAAATCGCTACGGCAGATTTAGGGGCAACGTTAACCCACCTGTCGGGTTTCGGCCGCGCTGTGGGAACCGATGGGTTTGGTCGTCGCGTCGGGGAACTGCTGGGGGTTCAACCCTATTTGGATAAAGAGGCGGTATCCTGCCATTTGACTGATGGAGACTGTCCCCGTATCCTCGCTGTCGCCACCCACGGCTTTTATAAAACTGCCCAAAAACCTTATTTGGAGTTTGTTAAGGATTTACTCGAAGCGGAAACTGGACGGGAAACGGAACTGTTTGCAAAACATCCGTCCCTGATAAACTCTCGCCTGCTGGATGCGGTGGAAGAGGTTGCTCAATTTTACGAGAGCGAAATTCCCCAAGTTAGCGAAAAATTACGCAATGTTACCCCCCAAATCGAAGCCTATATCCGCGAACATCCCCCCAGTCGCCTCGATGAAGATGCGGAGGATGCCATGTATCGGGGGGGAATTGCCCTGGCGGGGGCGAATGTTTGGAATCAGGGACTCCCCCTCTCGGAGGGAATGAAGGGGGTTCTGTTTGCGCAAGATGTGGCGGCGTTGGATTTGTGGGGCAATGAACTCAGCGCCCTGATTGCCTGCGTGTCGGGGCTGGGTGAAATCGCTTCGGGTGAGGGTGTATTTGGCTTACGGCGGGCGTTTGTGGTGGCGGGGTCGAAAACACTCCTAATGAGTCTTTGGTCGGTTCCTGCCCGCGCTACGGTGTATCTGATGGAACGGTTTTTCCACTATTTGAATGAGGGACTGGGACGGGCTAAGGCCCTCAGTTGCGCTCAGTTTGATGTTCGCACGGTGACGGCGGGGGAACTGCGGCGGTCAAAATTAGGGCGGGAGATTTTGCAGGAGTTGAAGGGTCATTATAAGGATGAGGATTGTCCGTTGTCGCGTCCTAGATATTGGGGTGCGTGGGTGTTGCAGGGGGATATTTCTCCGTTGGCGGTGGAGTTGGCTGAGGGGACGGTTTGA
- a CDS encoding helix-turn-helix transcriptional regulator, which yields MPNYDFTVTFNLPDSEPHPSHYVDILHVNGCDDALVGVGRLGKIALNFTRNASSAAEAVHSAIADVKRAIPEANLIDVSPDLISITDVAKHLGCTRQNIRNLLITGGANSPHPVYHGTPSIWHLSDILTWLIKEKNYQIDPELLELSQVNRDLNIIREWHQVDVERQRELESLFTQLLPA from the coding sequence ATGCCCAACTATGATTTTACAGTAACCTTTAACCTCCCCGACAGCGAACCGCATCCGAGCCATTACGTTGATATTTTGCACGTGAATGGGTGTGATGATGCTTTAGTCGGTGTGGGACGACTCGGAAAAATTGCCTTGAACTTTACCCGGAATGCGTCTTCAGCAGCGGAGGCGGTGCATAGTGCGATCGCAGATGTGAAACGAGCCATTCCTGAAGCCAACTTAATAGACGTTAGCCCCGATTTAATCAGCATAACCGATGTAGCCAAGCACCTCGGATGTACGCGGCAAAATATCCGCAATCTGCTGATTACCGGCGGAGCGAACTCCCCCCATCCCGTTTACCATGGAACTCCCTCAATTTGGCATTTATCAGACATTTTGACTTGGTTAATCAAAGAAAAAAACTATCAGATTGACCCGGAGTTATTAGAATTATCCCAGGTCAATCGAGATTTGAATATCATCCGAGAGTGGCACCAGGTTGATGTCGAGAGACAGCGAGAACTAGAATCCTTATTTACTCAGCTTCTTCCGGCTTGA
- a CDS encoding DUF4384 domain-containing protein: MMEIPQAYDAEFLGDIAEKLDLSPLSRCIFTERLSQQNLDANWTDIVESCQPRLTPDQARKDNWSRQILPKLRELGFDHDANAKKLWQAVRPWLVENRYHPWLWDKLSQISQKTQQMGIKAAPSPDHLGMLPKRNDYLTTVPLGSQVIFELQLPDSAHLTLLEREPNGTVVCLCPSPFAQTSQFQPQQATPIRLPQPSAPQPVFELTEPGKEQLIALLTREKPPFPWLEQSRFEAMTLRESQLQEMLEYVRGHNSPQRRLLYTDFKVV; encoded by the coding sequence ATGATGGAGATTCCTCAGGCCTACGACGCCGAGTTTTTAGGTGATATTGCTGAGAAACTTGACCTCTCCCCCCTAAGCCGCTGTATTTTTACCGAGCGATTATCCCAGCAGAATCTCGATGCCAATTGGACTGACATCGTCGAATCCTGCCAGCCTCGGCTGACACCAGACCAAGCCAGGAAAGATAACTGGAGTCGGCAAATTCTGCCCAAACTGAGAGAACTGGGATTTGACCACGACGCCAACGCCAAAAAACTGTGGCAGGCCGTGCGTCCCTGGTTAGTCGAGAATCGCTATCATCCTTGGCTGTGGGACAAACTCAGCCAGATATCACAGAAGACGCAACAGATGGGAATTAAAGCCGCCCCTTCTCCCGACCATTTAGGGATGCTTCCCAAAAGAAACGACTATCTGACCACCGTTCCCCTGGGGAGTCAAGTCATCTTTGAACTGCAACTGCCAGACTCGGCCCATCTGACCTTACTGGAACGGGAACCCAATGGAACTGTGGTCTGCTTATGTCCCTCTCCTTTCGCCCAAACCAGTCAGTTCCAACCGCAGCAAGCCACCCCCATCCGCCTACCCCAACCTTCAGCCCCTCAACCGGTATTTGAGTTAACGGAACCGGGCAAGGAACAGTTAATTGCCTTGTTGACTCGGGAAAAGCCCCCCTTCCCCTGGTTGGAACAGAGTCGCTTTGAGGCGATGACGTTGCGGGAGTCACAGTTGCAGGAGATGCTGGAGTATGTGAGGGGTCACAACAGCCCCCAAAGGCGGTTACTTTATACCGACTTTAAGGTGGTTTGA
- the dxs gene encoding 1-deoxy-D-xylulose-5-phosphate synthase, translated as MHLSEITHPNQLKGLSIHQLEEIARQIREKHLQTIAASGGHLGPGLGVVELTLGLYQTLDLDRDKVTWDVGHQAYPHKLITGRYNDFHTLRQKDGVAGYLKRSENPFDHFGAGHASTSISAALGMALARDAQGEDYKCVAVIGDGALTGGMSLEAINHAGHLPDTNLLVVLNDNEMSISPNVGAIPRYLNKMRLSDPVQFLTDNLEEQFKHLPFFGETFTPEMERVKEGMKRLAIPKVGAVFEELGFTYMGPVDGHNLEELIESFNKAHHIKGPVLVHVATVKGKGYAIAEKDQVGYHAQKPFDLATGKAYPSKKPTPPSYSKVFAQTLITLAEENPKILGITAAMATGTGLDKLQAKLPKQYIDVGIAEQHAVTLAAGLACEGMRPVVAIYSTFLQRGYDQIIHDVCIQKLPVFFCLDRAGIVGADGPTHQGLYDIAYLRCIPNMTIMAPKDEAEMQQMLVTGVEHTSGPIAMRYPRGSGYGAPLMEEGWEALPIGKGEVLRSGDDVLLVGYGTMVYPAMQVAEILSEHGIEATVVNARFVKPLDIELIGPLAERIGKVVTLEEGCIMGGFGSAVVEALMDADVVVPVKRLGVPDKLVDHAQPNESKADLGLMPSQMAETIRKSFFAESKSRLAV; from the coding sequence ATGCATCTAAGCGAAATCACCCATCCGAATCAACTCAAAGGGCTATCAATTCATCAACTCGAAGAGATTGCCCGTCAAATCCGGGAGAAGCACCTGCAAACCATTGCCGCCAGTGGGGGTCACCTGGGTCCGGGCTTGGGGGTTGTGGAATTGACATTGGGACTCTACCAAACCCTAGACCTCGACCGCGATAAGGTGACGTGGGATGTGGGACATCAGGCCTATCCTCATAAGCTGATTACTGGGCGTTATAACGACTTCCACACCCTGCGACAGAAAGATGGGGTGGCGGGCTATCTCAAACGCAGTGAGAACCCCTTTGACCATTTTGGGGCCGGTCACGCTTCCACCAGTATCTCGGCAGCGTTGGGGATGGCCCTGGCGCGAGATGCTCAGGGGGAGGATTATAAATGTGTGGCGGTGATTGGTGATGGGGCCTTGACGGGGGGGATGTCCCTAGAAGCCATTAACCATGCGGGCCATCTGCCGGATACGAATCTTCTGGTAGTTCTCAATGATAATGAGATGTCCATTTCTCCCAATGTGGGGGCGATTCCTCGTTATCTCAATAAAATGCGCCTCAGTGACCCAGTTCAGTTCCTCACCGATAACCTGGAGGAACAGTTTAAGCATCTGCCCTTTTTTGGGGAAACCTTCACTCCGGAGATGGAACGAGTTAAGGAAGGGATGAAACGGCTGGCAATTCCCAAGGTGGGGGCGGTGTTTGAGGAACTCGGCTTCACCTATATGGGACCGGTGGATGGTCATAACTTGGAGGAGTTGATTGAGTCGTTTAATAAGGCCCATCACATTAAAGGACCGGTTCTGGTTCATGTGGCGACGGTGAAAGGGAAAGGCTATGCGATCGCCGAGAAAGACCAAGTGGGCTATCATGCTCAAAAGCCCTTTGATTTGGCGACGGGGAAAGCGTACCCCTCCAAAAAACCGACTCCCCCGAGTTACTCGAAAGTCTTTGCCCAAACTCTGATTACTCTGGCTGAGGAGAATCCCAAGATTTTGGGGATTACGGCGGCGATGGCTACGGGAACGGGGTTAGATAAACTCCAGGCCAAGTTACCCAAACAGTATATTGATGTGGGTATTGCTGAACAGCACGCCGTGACGTTGGCGGCGGGGTTAGCCTGTGAGGGAATGCGTCCGGTGGTCGCGATTTACTCGACCTTCCTGCAACGGGGTTATGACCAAATTATCCATGATGTCTGTATTCAGAAGTTACCGGTGTTCTTCTGTTTGGACCGGGCTGGGATTGTTGGGGCTGATGGTCCGACTCACCAGGGACTGTATGATATCGCCTATCTGCGTTGTATCCCCAATATGACGATTATGGCGCCCAAGGATGAGGCGGAGATGCAGCAGATGTTGGTGACGGGGGTTGAACATACCTCGGGACCGATTGCGATGCGCTATCCTCGGGGAAGTGGCTATGGTGCGCCGTTGATGGAAGAAGGCTGGGAAGCGTTGCCGATTGGTAAGGGTGAGGTTCTCCGCAGTGGCGATGATGTGTTGCTAGTCGGCTATGGAACTATGGTCTATCCGGCGATGCAGGTGGCGGAAATTCTCAGTGAACATGGGATTGAGGCCACGGTGGTGAATGCCCGCTTTGTCAAGCCTTTGGATATTGAGTTGATTGGACCCTTGGCTGAACGGATTGGTAAGGTGGTTACCCTGGAGGAAGGCTGCATTATGGGCGGCTTTGGTTCGGCGGTGGTTGAGGCCCTGATGGATGCGGATGTGGTGGTTCCGGTGAAGCGGTTGGGGGTTCCTGACAAGCTGGTGGACCATGCACAACCGAATGAGTCTAAGGCGGATTTGGGCTTGATGCCGTCTCAAATGGCGGAGACGATTCGCAAGTCCTTCTTTGCGGAGTCTAAGTCAAGGTTGGCGGTGTAG
- a CDS encoding photosystem II manganese-stabilizing polypeptide gives MRYRALVALLLAMCVGFLTACGEEPISLLSDETYTYDQIRNTGLANSCPKLPETARGSFDLDVGADYILTDLCLEPTSYFVKEETTSKREEPKFIGAKSLTRYTSSLTQVTGDLTLDNNGVLTFEEQYGIDFQAITVQLPGGEQVPMLFTIKKLVAQTPGGQTGISTSTDLTGSYIVPSYRGASFLDPKARGQATGYDNAVALPAAADDEEIIRENVKETPVLDGNISLQVSKVKSESGEIAGIFEAVQASDTDLGSKEPVDVKIRGLFYGRVEPKV, from the coding sequence ATGAGATATCGTGCTTTAGTTGCCCTACTCCTCGCAATGTGCGTTGGGTTCCTAACCGCTTGCGGCGAAGAACCCATCAGCTTATTAAGCGATGAAACCTACACCTACGATCAGATTAGAAATACTGGACTTGCCAATAGTTGTCCCAAACTTCCTGAGACGGCTCGCGGGTCTTTTGACCTGGATGTGGGTGCTGATTACATTTTGACGGATTTATGCCTCGAACCCACGAGCTATTTCGTGAAGGAAGAAACGACAAGCAAGCGTGAAGAACCTAAGTTTATTGGTGCTAAGTCCCTGACTCGCTATACTTCTTCCCTGACCCAAGTGACGGGAGACTTAACCCTAGACAACAATGGGGTTTTAACGTTTGAAGAACAGTATGGGATTGATTTCCAAGCCATTACGGTGCAACTTCCCGGTGGAGAGCAAGTGCCGATGCTGTTCACGATTAAAAAATTGGTGGCGCAGACCCCTGGAGGTCAAACGGGAATCAGTACCTCGACGGATTTGACGGGCAGCTATATTGTTCCCTCCTATCGTGGTGCCAGTTTCTTAGACCCGAAAGCTCGTGGTCAAGCGACGGGGTATGACAACGCGGTGGCTCTCCCGGCGGCGGCGGATGATGAGGAAATTATCCGGGAGAATGTTAAGGAAACGCCGGTGTTGGATGGCAATATCTCCCTGCAAGTCTCGAAGGTGAAAAGTGAGAGCGGAGAAATTGCTGGGATTTTTGAGGCGGTTCAAGCCTCGGATACGGATTTAGGCTCTAAGGAACCGGTGGATGTGAAAATTCGCGGTCTGTTCTATGGCCGGGTTGAACCGAAAGTCTAA
- a CDS encoding metal ABC transporter permease translates to MLVTLNEYLAIARGISVSRHRMLFITLLALVVAISIRAIGVLLISAFVVIPACTAQLITGNFTRYLLTSTLIGSLSAVGGMFMSAFWDWPSGPSIVVAQLGLFLIAASMTLARRVIA, encoded by the coding sequence ATGCTAGTCACACTTAATGAATACTTAGCCATTGCTCGGGGGATTTCGGTGTCGCGACATCGAATGTTATTTATCACTCTACTCGCTCTGGTGGTAGCGATTTCCATTCGGGCGATCGGAGTTTTACTCATCAGTGCCTTTGTGGTCATTCCTGCTTGTACAGCACAGCTAATCACCGGAAATTTCACACGCTATCTTTTAACCTCTACCCTAATTGGGTCTTTGAGTGCCGTGGGGGGAATGTTCATGTCTGCCTTTTGGGACTGGCCCTCGGGTCCGAGTATTGTCGTCGCACAACTGGGCTTATTTTTAATCGCCGCCTCCATGACCTTAGCACGACGAGTTATCGCTTAA
- a CDS encoding aminotransferase class IV, producing the protein MYWYNGQVCSGERLEVGVGDPGFLYGATTFTTLRVYEGGLLDPRTAWGEHLQRLQGAIAALGWMAPDWQMLETGARCLAAEFVVLRVTLFADGRVLITGRSLPQDLQRRQQEGVVALLARGPRFARWWPQQKTGNYLGPWLALQEARQLGAVEAILVDDGGQWLETATGTLWGWGEGRWWTPPLSAGILPGIGRSRLLGLARRQGWEVVEQPWCPSLVGRFEGLAYSNAVVELVPIRQVLRSPGPDQEMETKRYHGGRGAMAELRSLLKSL; encoded by the coding sequence ATGTATTGGTATAACGGCCAGGTTTGTTCTGGGGAGCGGCTTGAGGTGGGGGTGGGGGATCCGGGTTTTTTGTATGGGGCGACGACGTTTACGACGTTGCGGGTGTATGAGGGGGGATTGTTAGACCCTAGGACGGCTTGGGGTGAGCATTTGCAACGGTTGCAGGGGGCGATCGCGGCTTTGGGGTGGATGGCTCCGGATTGGCAGATGCTGGAAACTGGGGCCCGGTGTCTGGCGGCTGAGTTTGTGGTGTTGCGGGTGACGCTGTTTGCGGATGGACGGGTTCTGATTACGGGGCGATCGCTCCCTCAGGATTTGCAGCGGCGACAGCAGGAGGGGGTTGTGGCTCTGTTGGCTCGGGGACCTCGGTTTGCTCGCTGGTGGCCGCAACAGAAGACGGGTAATTATTTGGGCCCCTGGTTGGCGTTGCAGGAGGCCCGCCAGTTGGGAGCGGTGGAGGCGATTTTAGTCGATGATGGGGGGCAATGGTTGGAAACGGCGACGGGGACTCTCTGGGGTTGGGGGGAGGGACGCTGGTGGACTCCACCTCTATCGGCGGGGATTTTGCCCGGGATTGGGCGATCGCGATTGCTGGGGCTGGCTCGGCGGCAGGGTTGGGAGGTGGTTGAACAGCCTTGGTGTCCTTCGCTGGTGGGGCGCTTTGAGGGCCTGGCTTATAGTAATGCCGTGGTGGAGTTGGTTCCGATTCGTCAGGTGCTGCGATCGCCCGGACCCGATCAGGAGATGGAAACAAAACGTTATCATGGAGGACGGGGGGCGATGGCTGAGTTGCGATCGCTTCTAAAATCTCTCTAA
- the ftsH3 gene encoding ATP-dependent zinc metalloprotease FtsH3 yields MNKRWRNAGLYALLAIVVIALGTTFFDQQPQAQQTAKYSEFIRDVQSGRVEGTVAISSDRTEAVYTNPDGSGKVVVNLPNDPQLIDILTENNLDVRVQPQSDDGFWFRALSSLFFPILLLVGLFFLLRRAQSGPGSQAMNFGKSKARVQMEPQTQVTFGDVAGIEQAKLELTEVVDFLKNADRFTAIGAKIPKGVLLVGPPGTGKTLLARAVAGEAGVPFFSISGSEFVEMFVGVGASRVRDLFEQAKQNAPCIVFIDEIDAVGRQRGAGLGGGNDEREQTLNQLLTEMDGFEGNTGIIIIAATNRPDVLDAALLRPGRFDRQVVVDRPDYSGRLEILNVHARGKTLSKDVDLEKIARRTPGFTGADLSNLLNEAAILAARRNLTEISMDEVNDAIDRVLAGPEKKDRVMSEKRKNLVAYHEAGHALVGALMPDYDPVQKISIIPRGAAGGLTWFTPSEDRMDSGLYSRSYLQNQMAVALGGRLAEEIIFGEEEVTTGASNDLQQVARVARQMVMRFGMSDRLGPVALGSQQGNMFLGRDISSERNFSEETAAAIDEEVSKLVDEAYSRAKQVLTENRSVLDELAKMLVERETVDAEELQELLSSSDVKMAAIA; encoded by the coding sequence GTGAATAAACGGTGGAGAAATGCAGGGCTATACGCATTACTAGCGATCGTCGTCATTGCCTTAGGGACGACGTTCTTCGACCAACAGCCCCAAGCTCAACAAACGGCTAAATATAGTGAGTTTATCCGCGATGTCCAAAGTGGTCGGGTGGAAGGAACCGTGGCCATCAGTTCGGATCGCACGGAAGCGGTCTACACGAATCCCGATGGCAGCGGTAAAGTGGTGGTCAATCTCCCCAATGACCCCCAACTGATTGATATCCTCACGGAAAATAACTTAGATGTGCGGGTTCAGCCCCAAAGTGATGACGGCTTCTGGTTCCGCGCTCTCAGTAGCCTCTTCTTCCCCATCTTGCTCTTGGTGGGACTGTTCTTCCTGTTACGCCGCGCTCAGTCGGGTCCGGGTAGCCAGGCGATGAACTTTGGTAAGTCCAAGGCTCGGGTGCAGATGGAACCCCAAACTCAAGTCACCTTTGGTGATGTGGCGGGGATTGAACAGGCTAAGCTGGAATTGACGGAGGTTGTGGACTTCCTGAAAAATGCCGATCGCTTTACGGCGATTGGTGCCAAAATTCCTAAGGGAGTTCTCTTGGTTGGACCTCCGGGAACGGGTAAAACTCTCTTGGCTCGGGCCGTCGCCGGTGAAGCTGGGGTCCCCTTCTTCTCGATTTCGGGTTCCGAGTTTGTGGAAATGTTCGTTGGGGTCGGTGCGTCCCGGGTTCGTGACCTGTTTGAACAGGCGAAACAAAATGCACCTTGTATTGTCTTTATTGATGAGATTGATGCGGTCGGTCGTCAGCGCGGTGCTGGTTTAGGCGGCGGGAATGATGAACGGGAACAAACTCTGAACCAGTTGCTGACGGAGATGGACGGCTTCGAGGGCAATACGGGCATCATTATTATTGCGGCGACGAATCGTCCTGATGTCTTGGATGCGGCTCTGTTGCGTCCGGGTCGTTTTGACCGTCAGGTGGTGGTTGACCGTCCTGACTACTCCGGTCGCTTGGAAATTCTCAATGTCCATGCTCGGGGTAAAACGCTCTCTAAAGATGTGGATTTGGAGAAGATTGCTCGTCGGACTCCTGGATTTACTGGGGCGGATTTGTCGAACTTGCTCAATGAGGCGGCTATTTTGGCGGCTCGTCGCAATTTGACGGAAATCTCGATGGATGAGGTTAATGATGCCATTGACCGGGTTCTGGCGGGACCGGAGAAGAAAGACCGGGTGATGAGCGAGAAACGCAAAAATTTGGTGGCCTATCATGAGGCTGGCCATGCTCTGGTGGGCGCTCTGATGCCGGATTATGACCCGGTTCAGAAGATTAGTATTATTCCTCGCGGTGCGGCCGGGGGCTTGACTTGGTTTACTCCCAGTGAAGACCGCATGGATTCTGGGTTGTATTCTCGCTCCTATCTGCAAAATCAGATGGCCGTAGCTCTCGGAGGTCGTCTGGCTGAGGAGATTATCTTCGGTGAGGAGGAAGTGACCACCGGTGCGTCTAATGATTTGCAACAGGTAGCTCGGGTGGCTCGTCAGATGGTGATGCGCTTCGGGATGAGCGATCGCCTCGGACCGGTGGCTCTGGGAAGTCAGCAGGGCAATATGTTCCTCGGCCGCGATATTTCCTCGGAACGCAATTTCTCAGAAGAGACGGCGGCGGCCATTGATGAGGAAGTTAGCAAGTTGGTGGATGAGGCTTATAGTCGCGCTAAGCAAGTCCTCACGGAAAACCGCTCGGTGTTAGATGAGTTGGCCAAGATGCTCGTGGAACGGGAGACGGTGGATGCTGAGGAACTGCAAGAGTTGCTCTCTAGCAGTGATGTGAAGATGGCGGCGATCGCTTAG